In a genomic window of Drosophila takahashii strain IR98-3 E-12201 chromosome 3L, DtakHiC1v2, whole genome shotgun sequence:
- the Fie gene encoding uncharacterized protein Fie, translating to MLLPSVSGSSAVGCKWKNCCRRSWEMMMAPVSPKNLRTTALLTSIYQLLISHCALFLVLLGLAHAEQMCEVLELDILDQKDNGFYNMSPFHNDLRLQTAAQLAAATENLLYVMAGVAGTYALSAISLFFGVYKNRPGLIVPWLIVEFLLMVGLGALVFMLRDTKMVQLLGGQVPYFIICYVLICMDYCKWYVIHSFYQSLRTMNKLREIATVAIPCPAPGAIPYRFQREHMYLGSNGYKHILTESPDGQC from the exons atgttgctGCCGTCGGTGAGCGGTTCGTCCGCCGTGGGATGCAAGTGGAAAAACTGCTGTCGCCGAAGCTGGGAAATGATGATGGCGCCCGTATCGCCCAAGAATCTCAGGACCACGGCACTCCTTACGAGTATCTATCAGTTG TTAATTTCGCACTGCGCTCTGTTCCTGGTTCTTTTGGGACTGGCTCATGCCGAACAGATGTGCGAGGTCCTGGAGCTGGACATCCTGGACCAGAAGGACAATGGTTTCTACAACATGTCGCCCTTCCACAATGATCTTCGCCTGCAAACGGCCGCCCAATTGGCCGCAGCCACGGAAAACCTACTCTATGTGATGGCCGGAGTGGCGGGAACCTATGCCCTGAGTGCCATATCCCTGTTCTTTGGCGTCTACAAGAATCGACCGGGATTGATTGTTCCCTGGCTGATCGTAGAGTTCCTCTTGATGGTGGGCCTGGGAGCTCTGGTTTTCATGTTGAGGGACACGAAAATGGTGCAATTGCTGGGTGGTCAAGTGCCCTACT ttatcaTCTGCTATGTTTTGATCTGCATGGATTACTGCAAGTGGTATGTGATCCATAGTTTCTACCAGAGCTTGCGTACCATGAATAAACTCAGGGAGATTGCCACTGTGGCCATTCCTTGTCCAGCTCCAGGAGCC ATACCCTATCGTTTCCAACGCGAGCACATGTACCTGGGCAGCAATGGTTATAAGCACATCCTAACCGAATCTCCCGATGGGCAGTGTTAA